The Oryza glaberrima chromosome 9, OglaRS2, whole genome shotgun sequence genome includes a window with the following:
- the LOC127784819 gene encoding SKP1-like protein 20 yields MAAEAETKAMITLRSCEGQVFEVAEAVAMESQTIRHMIEDKCADTGIPLPNVSAKILSKVIEYCSKHVEARGGAAAAADGDAPAPAAVEANKAVEDELKTFDSEFVKVDQSTLFDLILAANYLNIKGLLDLTCQTVADMIKGKTPEEIRKTFNIKNDFTPEEEEEVRRENQWAFE; encoded by the exons ATGGCGGCCGAGGCGGAGACGAAGGCGATGATCACCCTACGCAGCTGCGAGGGCCAGGTGTTCGAGGTCGCGGAGGCCGTGGCCATGGAGTCCCAGACTATCCGCCACATGATCGAGGACAAGTGCGCCGACACCGGCATCCCGCTCCCCAACGTCTCCGCCAAGATCCTCTCCAAGGTAATCGAGTACTGCAGCAAGCACGtcgaggcgcgcggcggggcggccgccgccgccgacggcgacgcccccgcccccgccgccgtggaggccaACAAGGCCGTCGAGGACGAGCTCAAGACGTTCGACTCCGAGTTCGTCAAGGTCGACCAATCCACCCTCTTCGATCTCATCCTG GCTGCAAACTACCTCAACATCAAGGGACTGCTGGATCTGACCTGCCAGACCGTGGCTGACATGATCAAGGGGAAGACACCAGAGGAGATCCGCAAGACCTTCAACATCAAGAATGACTTCACcccggaggaagaagaggaggtgaggagggaGAACCAGTGGGCCTTCGAATga